The Lycium ferocissimum isolate CSIRO_LF1 chromosome 8, AGI_CSIRO_Lferr_CH_V1, whole genome shotgun sequence DNA segment ccagTTGGGAGAAACTGCTTGTTTTGGTCTTTGAAGCTTTAGCGTCCTTTTGAGTTTGGTTGTGAATATCTCTCCTGACTGCTATAATCTATGAAAATTCTCAAGTTTGGTTCTGAAATTGGCTTGAATAAATTGATGTGTAATGGGAAAATTCTCACAAAATCTTTAGCAACGTATATTTACGTAAGTTAATTTAATTGTTACATTTGACGTTTCATCTGAAAAGACCAAAGATTGATATTGTATCATCGTGTTCCTGTTCCTTTTTTGCAGCTTGCAATTTTGCTAAAGGCAGGTGGATTGCAGATAGTAGGCGACCATTATACTCTGGTTTTAAATGTAAGCAATGGTTATCAGATATGTGGGCTTGCAGACTGACCCAACGTACTGACTTTTCCTATGAGGGATATCGTTGGCAACCAGAAAATTGTGAGATGCCAGAATTTAACGGTTCAGAATTCTTGAAAAGGTATACATCCCTTTTTTCTTAATCATTGCAATCTTTGATTCAGATGCAGTAGAGTGAGGTGGGTAAGTATATGAGTTACATATTATGCCGGTGTCTATCTGAAGTTCGAATTAGTTACTAAGTTTTGATATCACCTTATGTTGATATTCAGGAATATGCTGTTCTGCAATTAAAATTGTAGTCGCCGATGTGTTAAGAGATTGATAGAAATAAACATAGTAAAAGGTGTTGCAAAGAGATGAgatattaaaaatcaaacctGAACCAATTATTTTGAGTAGATTTCACGTTTACTGCTTCAACCCGTTAATGTAATGTAATTTCAGAATGCAGGACAAAACTATTGCTTTTATTGGAGATTCTCTTGGCAGACAGCAATTCCAATCTCTCATGTGTATGGTCACTGGTGGTGAGGATAaacttgaagttgaaaataTAGGATGGAAGTATGGCTTGGTCAAACCACGCGGAGCTGTACGTCCTGATGGATGGGCTTATACGTTTCCAAAATCAAACACCACTATTTTGTATTACTGGTCAGCAAGTCTTTGTGGTATAGAGCCCTTCAATGTCACAGATCCTGCCACAAAGTCTGCCATGAACTTGGATCAACCTCCTGCCTTTTTGAGGAAATATCTTGATCAATTTGATGTTGTGGTGCTGAATACAGGTCATCACTGGAACAGAGGGAAGATTAACGCAAACCGATGGGTGATGCATGTAAATGGAAAGCCTGTTGTAGACAGGAAGCTTGCAGAAATAGGAAATGCTAAAAACTTCACAGTTTATAGTATTTCCAGATGGCTTGATTCCCAGATCGCTTCACGTCCAGAGCTTAAGGCTTTCTTCAGGACCATATCCCCCAGACATTTCCTCAATGGGGACTGGAATACTGGAGGTCGATGTGACAATACTATTCCATTTACTAACGGAAATGAAGTCCAGCAAGAGGAATCAAGTGATCCAGTTATAGGGGATGCTGTGAAGGGCACAAAGGTTAAGTTATTGGATATAACAGCTATTTCTGAACTAAGGGACGAGGGTCATATATCTCATTACAGTATAAAAGCATCAGAAGGTATAAACGACTGCTTGCATTGGTGCCTACCCGGCATCCCTGACACGTGGAATGAACTCTTGTATGCACAACTTTAGTGTCTATAGAATCTGATGAAAAAGCATGAAGCTCATCCAACCTGACCAATGTTGATGACCTGTCACTCGTCTTTGCTAGCCCGCTCGTGTATTCTATTGTATTCCTTTTGTAAGTAGAGTTATTCATATACCAGGGAAGAAAAAGCAGCTATTCCCAAGTCAAATCAGACATGAAGCAAGATGAAAATGCAATGCGTTATGGACTAAAATGCTTCATCTGCAGAGGATACTGAAGCTGCTGCAGTACTTGAACAACATCCATGgctttttttcatgaaaagttTCTTCCTCTGTAGGCTCACACTCATCAGAATATTAGGGATTCTTTAGTTTGAACTGAGATTTATACCAATTGCCTATACTCAAGAGATGTTTTTTAGAGATTTAGTCTTGATAGATTCGTTGTTGTAACATCATTACCATTTATTATTTATCAATAGATGTTTACAATACCTTGCTGGAGTGTTTTTGGATGGGCTTCCATTCAAAGCTTATAAAACTTCCCCTTCCGACCTTCTAGTATCGGGCAGGTGTCAAACCATATATTCATTGTGTTACTGCTTAGCAGAGTCCTGCATTTTCAATAAATAGTCGCTACCCCCGGGTATGTGCCACTTTCCTAACTGAATCTTTTCCAGGTAGGACTAATAAGTGTTGCAATCAACAAATATTGCTCAAGATCGATaattaaagaagagaaaaactaGATAATACTCAAATCAATTGACTTCCAAGTCTAATTGGAAATAGCACATATGGAGGTAGATGATGGAAGGGAAAGTCATCCATGACTTTTGAGTCTTCTCAAATCAATTGACTTCCAAGTCATATAAGCTTCCTAGTTTTGACTATTAATAGTCTAGTCattttgttaataatttctgACTTCATTCAAATTAATTAGTCCTCATTCAGCATTTTTCCACCactaaattttgattttccACTGTTGTTCTTTGTTCTTGAAAGAACCTCTTACTTAACAGGAAAAcgtgttttttttcttttcttttcaaaactatgaaaaaagATTATTAGACTCTGCCGTTGTGCTAAGCATAGTCGATTCTTCCGAATAATGGAGTAGAGCtgtgataaattgatgatggtCAGTATAAAAGTAATCAAATTATTGATGATACACTAGATTTATATACAAGATTGATGGTCAGTGTAAAGAATAAAGATAATCAAATTATTGATAAAAGATTATTGCAAATGCCGTGAATTCTTTTCCTGTAGGCATAATTGCATTATCATAGCTGGATTTCTTTAGCCTAAAACCTCATTGTAACTATGATTGTAAATGATATACAAGACCACAGTGACAGAAAAAAGCTTGTGCTGGAGTATTACTTGCAGAAACTTCACTATATTTGCAACTTTATTTTTCTACATCCTGGCAGTATTATTctatttgttcttttttctgCTGCTAAACTAAAAGAAGCACCCTCTCTGTTTCCTCTCTTTGCAGTTGCTTTCAACCAGCCTGCAAATATCAGGTAACAGATGTTAAGGTACCAGAAGTTGAATTCAATAAAACAACATTGAGCATATATACATTATTTGCAACTAAATTGTTTAGTTAAAATTCCCTCGgccccaaatatatataattttttttaatacatttATAAACTCttagattatttttttccttaaacaaGATGCTTTTTTTTAGATTAGAggttattattactattactattatattattTGCGAAAGCTGGTACAAAAAAGTGTCTAGTCCAAGCTgtgtgatatgtttgatgaaGAGGATATTGTTGGTTTTTTGGTCAGTCACGTGTCTCACTTTGTGATTGCTCCCACAACGTGCAATCTGCTTCTTGCCATAGTGAGCTTATTAATGTGGCAAAGTGTATCCAATTTGAAATAGTGTCTAACTTGCCAATTCCTCTTAAGctgaagttttatttttatctacACTGAAAAGCTTTGTTGCTCGAACTCCCAAAAATGCTGCCGCACCCCCGtgggatcctccaaaaatgcactacttttggaggatccgacatgcACCCCacgacatttttgaagagtctgagcaacatagCTAAAAAGTTATCTCAAGTCTCAGCCCATGGTTTAacatttcacacacacacaaaaacactCATAACTATGGACCCTCCCAAAAATAGTTGGAGTCGGCTGGACTCATCAAATTTTAATCTTGGTTTGGTGTCAACTACGCTTTGCAGATAGGCAAAGTTATGGTTCATGCATTCTAATGCCTTGAAAATTTACAATAAAGAATCTATGTCTTTTTTTGTGTGGGTGTGACTGACTTCCCATTCTGAAGGAGAGTCTTAGAGCAACGATAAAGTTGTCTCTGTGTGATCTACAGGTCACAGGTTCAAGCCTTGGAATTAACCACTGATGCTTGCGTCAATGTAGGTTGCCTACATCACAACCTTTTGGGGTGCGATCCTTGATGCTTcttgcaccgggctgccctttttcaCTGACTTTCTATTCTCTAGGCTTTATGATGTTCTATTGGGAGAAAAGATGAACTTTTACCTGCTTTTGCTGCTGCTATTGGCACTCATGCTTTTCTTGATGCTTCTGCTATACTTATTATCTTTAAGAACTAGATATATAATCCTCCACCAGTCCCTATTCACAGATTTCTCTGATTCATCAACCGATGTTTTTGAAGAAACTTTTGAGCAGTTCCTTGGCTTTAGTTTCTTCTTGCTACCTATAGAAGCTGGGAGGAACATTTTCAGTAGGAAAACCCCACTATCCATGctttcacttcttgatatttgacTCCTGTTCAAAGTTTTTCTCTGTTGTGGCATTCTAACTTTTTGATTGCTCCCTTTTACTGTTGTAGCCTGTTTACTCTCTTCTGTTCTTTGTTGATCATCAACAATATCTTTCAATGACAGCTCAAATGATGATTCTGGCAAGTCCTGAATCA contains these protein-coding regions:
- the LOC132067983 gene encoding protein trichome birefringence-like 14; translation: MKGGNVGRFWGGQFSFFLAAILFTTIFLWCWEKNPLLTSLLSAQDQFIMQPSEISVDESAVSLRSNEQIVDEHSNSQIAEGRIEENRLKVSDSSVKNVTVTPFTKRRDDKTTITSQLERKACNFAKGRWIADSRRPLYSGFKCKQWLSDMWACRLTQRTDFSYEGYRWQPENCEMPEFNGSEFLKRMQDKTIAFIGDSLGRQQFQSLMCMVTGGEDKLEVENIGWKYGLVKPRGAVRPDGWAYTFPKSNTTILYYWSASLCGIEPFNVTDPATKSAMNLDQPPAFLRKYLDQFDVVVLNTGHHWNRGKINANRWVMHVNGKPVVDRKLAEIGNAKNFTVYSISRWLDSQIASRPELKAFFRTISPRHFLNGDWNTGGRCDNTIPFTNGNEVQQEESSDPVIGDAVKGTKVKLLDITAISELRDEGHISHYSIKASEGINDCLHWCLPGIPDTWNELLYAQL
- the LOC132066827 gene encoding uncharacterized protein LOC132066827, with protein sequence MKQDHLHTLDPFVESKSVYNQQSKLSTTLLPCNEQRQEESADIEFQTCEDITNDYFPCSPPLWTQRPLGVTKNQASTVPCYDYFGNPFPGSRSQEIKNGRRHLMEMIQDLPESSFELSLKDIVDDQQRTEESKQATTVKGSNQKVRMPQQRKTLNRSQISRSESMDSGVFLLKMFLPASIGSKKKLKPRNCSKVSSKTSVDESEKSVNRDWWRIIYLVLKDNKYSRSIKKSMSANSSSKSRLVESNCKERKQRGCFF